From Musa acuminata AAA Group cultivar baxijiao unplaced genomic scaffold, Cavendish_Baxijiao_AAA HiC_scaffold_586, whole genome shotgun sequence:
CAAAGATCTTTTAGAAACACATATTCCTCCAGGGGGTCGATTAGGGCGTGGGCATAAGGGTCTTTATGACACAATCAATAATTCGCTTCATTTTCAATTAGGTCTTGCTCTAGCCTCTTTAGGGGTTATTACTTCCTTAGTAGCTCAACACATGTACTCTTTACCTGCTTATGCATTCATAGCACAAGACTTTACTACTCAAGCTGCGTTATATACTCatcaccaatacatcgcagggtttatCATGACAGGAGCCTTTGCTCATGGAGCTATATTCTTCATTAGAGATTACAATCCAGAACAGAATGAGGATAATGTATTGGCAAGAATGTTAGACCACAAAGAAGCTATCATATCTCATTTAAGTTGGGCCAGCCTGTTTCTTGGGTTCCATACCTTGGGCCTTTATGTTCATAACGATGTTATGCTCGCTTTTGGTACTCCGGaaaaacaaatcttgattgaacCTATATTTGCCCAATGGATACAATCCGCTCATGGTAAGACTTCATATGGGTTCGATGTACTCTTATCTTCAACGAATGGCCCAGCATTCAATGCAGGTCGAAGCATATGGTTACCGGGCTGGTTGAATGCTGTTAATGAGAATAGTAATTCACTCTTCTTAACAATAGGTCCTGGGGACTTCTTGGTTCATCATGCTATTGCTCTAGGTTTGCATACAACTACACTGATTTTAGTAAAAGGTGCTTTAGATGCACGTGGTTCCAAGTTAATGCCAGATAAAAAGGATTTCGGTTATAGTTTTCCTTGCGACGGCCCAGGACGCGGCGGTACTTGTGATATTTCTGCTTGGGACGCATTTTATTTGGCAGTTTTCTGGATGTTAAATACCATTGGGTGGGTTACTTTTTATTGGCATTGGAAACACATCACTTTATGGCAGGGTAACGTTTCACAATTTAATGAATCTTCCACTTATTTAATGGGATGGTTAAGAGATTATCTATGGTTAAACTCTTCACAACTTATCAATGGATATAATCCTTTTGGTATGAATAGTTTATCCGTATGGGCGTGGATGTTCTTATTTGGACATCTTGTTTGGGCTACTggatttatgtttttaatttcttGGCGCGGATATTGGCAGGAATTGATTGAAACTTTAGCATGGGCTCATGAACGCACACCTTTGGCTAATTTGATTCGATGGAGAGATAAGCCAGTGGCTCTTTCCATTGTGCAAGCAAGATTGGTTGGATTAGCCCACTTTTCCGTAGGCTATATATTCACTTATGCAGCTTTCTTGATTGCCTCTACATCAGGAAAATttggttaattttaatttagttatttattattttttttatgtactgTATCAGCAACAATCTCATTTGTTTCGATGGAGAGGGAGGATCTACCTTCTTATATTTTTACATCTAGGATCCGAACTGTATCATTGATAATAATAGGAACTGAACATTATATTATGGCAAGAAAAAGTTTGATTCAGAGGGAGAAGAAGCGGCAGAAATTGGAACAGAAATATCATTTGATTCGTcgatcctcaaaaaaaaaaataagcaaaGTTCCATCATTGAGTGAAAAATGGGAAATTCATGGAAAATTGCAATCCCCACCACGTAATAGTGCACCTATACGTCTCCATCGACGTTGTTTTTTGACTGGAAGACCTAGAGCTAACTATCGAGACTTTGGGCTATCCGGACACATACTTCGAGAAATGTTTCATGCATGTTTGTTACCGGGCGCAATAAGATCAAGTTGGTAAAGAGAAAAATATCCTTtcgtatttgtatgaatctctatgatcttttgtatgaatctctatgatctATTATCATAGAAGATAGAGGAGCCCTCTTTACCATTCTGTATAAATAGACTATTCTATTTGTACGGATATGGTAGAGGGGCGTATCCAATCTTTCTTCGTACATAAGTTCCCGGTTCTTCAGCGCGGAGTAGAGCAGTTTGGTAGCTCGCAAGGCTCATAACCTTGAGGTCACGGGTTCAAATCCTGTCTCCGCaacatttttttgtaaaaaaaaaaagatctttttaggtgtaattctaattaataactatttttttgggggggggtagttagcattagggggggtagttagcattagtagttcgaatttaattttggattttatctcttatcttatcataatacattacttcaccgtgggcggatagcgggaatcgaacccgcatcTTCTCCTTGGCAAAGAGAAATTTTACCATTCGACCATATCCGCATTTTCTGCGTTCCTGATACGCACGCATATGTCCACACATATAtgacatatatcatatatcatatatgcgTCTGGATCATATGTACAGGGCCAAATATTCAGATAcaagaatgaaatataattttttttggaactcagattgaatcttaatgtgtctcacaatccgaattattaaatttattagaagtagaaggtagaaggaatggagtttttggatcggggaaatacaaaataagttcaagagatgagagaattaaggatagctaccagaaagactaatccaatccataatgatgtaccggaaaatacaatatttttattacttgaccaaccatcagaagaagcaaatacaacggGTACACTAATCAGTAAGACTGATGAAGTCGCAATTAATGCAAAAACAGCTAATTGGAAAGCAATAGTCATGTTTGTAATCCTCCAAGCTACCAACAAATGAACTATACCATTTGATCCCTCGCTTAGTAAAAATtgtaataaaatgcatcatgtagGGATTTGACCATGAATCAATTGATTCTTTAGAACTTATTACCTTACCGCTTTATTTTATTCGGACATGGAGTCGAGGGGAGTTTAGTATTTACTTCACAAGCAGAAATACTGGATCatgcatatatctatgtatacaatCTACAGATAGATACATCGAAATATGGATTTGCATCTGGGATGTTTCTACAGATAGTTAGTGTATCATCTCATATAGTCATATTCCATTTGTaggaataaaatagaaattgtctcggggagagatggctgagtggTTGATAGCTCCGGTCTTGAAAACCGGTATAGTCTAAACAAAGAACTatcgagggttcgaatccctctctctcctttttttgcttgttgaataaatttgtttctttattcATTTGGCCCGTTATCTTTCATAAAAAGGAATGGCCCGGCTAGGTAGAATAGCCGAGCCAGAACaggaaaaaaatagaatagatataaaaagaaaaagaagaaaatctcaACTAAGAGGGGTCATGGAAAGAACAGGTTCCAAATCACGATCGATTCCTTTTTCAAAGCCTGCTGCAGCTGCACGGGCCCTTCCCGCATGCCACAAATGCCCCACAAAAAAGAAGAATCCTAGAACAAAATGGGAGGTCGCCAACCAACTTCTAGGAGAGACATAATTGACTGCATTGATCTCGGTAGCTACGCCACCCACGGAATTTAAAGAACCTAAAGGAGCATGAGTCATATATTCTGCCGAACGTCGTTCTTGCCAAGGTTGTATGTCTTTTTTCAGCCTACTCAAGTCCAAACCATTGGGACCCCTTAGAGGTTCTAACCAGGGAGCACGAAGATCCCAAAAACGCATAGTTTCTCCTCCAAAAATAATCTCTCCAGTCGGGGAACGCATTAGATATTTACCTAAACCAGTAGGTCCTTGAGCGGATCCCACGTTAGCTCCAAGACGTTGGTCTCTGACTAGAAAGGTAAATGCTTGAGCTTGAGAAGCTTCTGGCCCGGTAGGTCCGTAAAACTCACTAGGATAAGCGGTATTATTAAACCAGACAAAACAACAAGCGATAAAACCAAAGACAGATAAAGCACCTAAACTATAAGACAAGTAAGCCTCTCCAGACCATACAAATGCACGGCGAGCCCATGCAAAAGGTTTGGTTAAGATATGCCAAATTCCACCAAGTATACAAATGGAACCTAACCATACATGTCCCCCAATTATATCTTCTAAATCGTCCACACTAACAATCCATCCTTCTCCCCCAAAAGGAGATTTTAGTAAATAACCAAATATGACACTTGGGCTAAGGGTCAAGTTGGTAATTTTTCTTACATCTCCCCCCCCAGGGGCCCAGGTATCATATATGCCCCCAAAATAAACAGCCTTGAGTACTAGAAGAAAAGCACCTAGACCTAACAAAATTAAGTGAATACCCAAAATGGTAGTCATTTTATTTCTATCTTTCCATACATAACCGAAGAATGGAAAAGATTCTTCAAGAGTCTCGGGTCCAAGAAGCGCATGATAAATACCACCAAAGCCTAAGACTGCAGAGGAAATTAAGTGAAGTACTCCAGATACAAAGTATGGAAAGGTGTCCATAACCTCTCCCCCCGGACCTACCCCCCAACCTAGAGTAGCTAGGTGCGGAAGTAAAATCAATCCTTGTTCATACATGGGTTTCTCTGGTACGAAATGAGCCACTTCAAATAGGTTCATTGCCCCGGCCCAGAATACGATTAATCCGGCATGGGCTACGTGAGCTCCAAGTAGTTTACCGGACAAATTTATAAGTCTGGCATTCCCGGCCCACCAAGCGAAACCGGTGGTTTCTTGGTCACGACCAGCTAAAGCTAAAGTTCCATTAAAGAGCGTTTCCACGTGGTAGAACCTCCTCAGGGAATATAAGGTTTTCATGAGGCTGATCCTGAGCCGCCATCCAAGCACGAATACCttcgtttaagagaatatttttggTGTAGAAAGTCTCAAATTCAGGATCTTCCGCTGCACGGATTTCTTGGGAAAC
This genomic window contains:
- the LOC135661988 gene encoding photosystem I P700 chlorophyll a apoprotein A2 — protein: MALRFPRFSQGLAQDPTTRRIWFGIATAHDFESHDDITEERLYQNIFASHFGQLAIIFLWTSGNLFHVAWQGNFESWIQDPLHVRPIAHAIWDPHFGQPAVEAFTRGGATGPVNIAYSGVYQWWYTIGLRTNEDLYTGALFLLFLSAISLIAGWLHLQPKWKPSVSWFKNAESRLNHHLSGLFGVSSLAWTGHLVHVAIPGSRGQYVRWNNFLDVLPYPQGLGPLFTGQWNLYAQNPDSSSHLFGTSQGTGTAILTLLGGFHPQTQSLWLTDIAHHHLAIAFIFLIAGHMYRTNFGIGHSIKDLLETHIPPGGRLGRGHKGLYDTINNSLHFQLGLALASLGVITSLVAQHMYSLPAYAFIAQDFTTQAALYTHHQYIAGFIMTGAFAHGAIFFIRDYNPEQNEDNVLARMLDHKEAIISHLSWASLFLGFHTLGLYVHNDVMLAFGTPEKQILIEPIFAQWIQSAHGKTSYGFDVLLSSTNGPAFNAGRSIWLPGWLNAVNENSNSLFLTIGPGDFLVHHAIALGLHTTTLILVKGALDARGSKLMPDKKDFGYSFPCDGPGRGGTCDISAWDAFYLAVFWMLNTIGWVTFYWHWKHITLWQGNVSQFNESSTYLMGWLRDYLWLNSSQLINGYNPFGMNSLSVWAWMFLFGHLVWATGFMFLISWRGYWQELIETLAWAHERTPLANLIRWRDKPVALSIVQARLVGLAHFSVGYIFTYAAFLIASTSGKFG